The proteins below are encoded in one region of Oryzias melastigma strain HK-1 linkage group LG9, ASM292280v2, whole genome shotgun sequence:
- the LOC112136424 gene encoding duodenase-1-like — MQDLGRLLLFLALIYAGSHVHGIINGELASEDSMQFMVSVQSKNGHLCGGFLIREDFVVTTAHCDVDLTHVILGEHNLKNSNAKKIEITSRCKYSNYKDPGSGYDIMLLKLDSRAPIGDNIKTIPLAERNMNLKDNQECSVAGWGLTESSNYPVVDLRVASVSIINQEVCLNNWINLPASVICAGGYETNKGFCQGDSAGPLVCNGKAVGLASFNKHQNCRYPDVPNVYTDIRGYVDWINYVLRVVTCPDGQGWIREIPPHSRESGIRDLYKAPKSVNPPNQETHRINKSTNPPDRQTHRINKSTNPPDTQTPRINKSTNPPNRQTPRINKSTNPPNRQTPRINKSTNPPDRQTPTINKSPKSTNPPKSTNPPNLQILRISKSANLLNPHTTQICTPT, encoded by the exons ATGCAGGATCTGGGACGGCTTCTGCTTTTCCTCGCTCTGATCTATGCTGGATCACATG TTCATGGGATTATCAATGGGGAACTTGCTTCAGAAGATTCTATGCAGTTCATGGTTTCTGTCCAGAGCAAAAACGGTCACTTGTGTGGAGGCTTTCTCATCAGGGAGGACTTTGTGGTCACTACTGCTCACTGTGACGT GGATCTGACGCACGTCATTCTGGGAGAACACAACTTGAAGAACAGCAATGCcaagaaaattgaaataacCAGTCGATGCAAATACAGCAACTACAAAGACCCTGGATCAGGTTACGACATAATGCTCCTTAAA TTGGACAGCAGAGCTCCGATAGGCGACAACATTAAAACCATTCCACTGGCAGAGAGGAACATGAACTTGAAGGACAATCAGGAGTGCTCTGTGGCTGGATGGGGGTTGACAGAGAGCAGTAACTATCCTGTGGTTGACCTGAGGGTGGCGAGTGTGTCCATCATAAATCAGGAGGTCTGTTTGAACAACTGGATCAACCTTCCCGCCAGCGTGATCTGTGCTGGTGGATATGAAACCAACAAAGGATTCTGTCAG GGGGATTCTGCAGGTCCTCTGGTGTGCAACGGGAAAGCTGTCGGCCTTGCCTCTTTTAACAAGCATCAAAACTGCAGATACCCAGATGTGCCCAACGTCTACACGGACATCAGAGGATATGTTGACTGGATCAATTACGTCCTCAGGGTGGTAACGTGCCCCGATGGCCAGGGTTGGATTAGAGAGATCCCCCCTCATTCACGGGAGTCAGGGATCAGAGACCTCTACAAAGCCCCTAAATCTGTGAATCCCCCGAATCAGGAGACCCACAGAATCAACAAATCTACAAATCCCCCAGATAGGCAGACCCACAGAATCAACAAATCTACAAATCCCCCAGATACGCAGACCCCCAGAATCAACAAATCTACAAATCCCCCAAATAGGCAGACCCCCAGAATCAACAAATCTACAAATCCCCCAAATAGGCAGACCCCCAGAATCAATAAATCTACAAATCCCCCAGATAGGCAGACCCCCACAATCAACAAATCCCCCAAATCTACAAATCCCCCAAAATCTACAAATCCCCCAAATCTGCAAATCCTCAGAATAAGCAAATCTGCGAATCTCCTAAATCCACATACAACCCAAATATGCACACCCACCTAA